The Maylandia zebra isolate NMK-2024a linkage group LG7, Mzebra_GT3a, whole genome shotgun sequence genome contains a region encoding:
- the rccd1 gene encoding RCC1 domain-containing protein 1 isoform X2 has translation MRWFGFGFNAFGQICVQEKSGRGESSSAPHQVKISHPAELSSHVDRSRCCLKTSQIRVSWSRRASLHLEGDSCLSLAGFGESVSSEDCGISKIESRGCKDLFISESHLTLAFPDRIETWDLQKREKSPSWSMDIKTDAEGSDVNLPLVPGGYIALKPPFYCTLPGHLKARSLALGAEHAVLLTATGAVYSWGLGSHGQLGHGGLTSEEEPRVVEALWGMPMTHVATGGWHSACISDGGDLYVWGWNESGQLGLPSRGLRKSQQKTSQQTGELCCDTSTPPDEKLKEEEEHEDVFISIQAFPALLDVSSSCEIRAVSCGSRHTAAVTREYGQLGHQTVTSSDEPQRVEFFRAEQMRVLDVVCGTWNTFAAAVKEEVACAENSTKCTC, from the exons ATGCGCTGGTTTGGCTTCGGTTTCAACGCCTTTGGACAGATATGTGTCCAGGAAAAGTCAGGCAGAGGAGAAAGTAGCAGCGCGCCCCACCAAGTCAAAATAAGTCACCCAGCAGAGCTCAGCAGTCACGTGGATAGAAGTAGATGCTGCTTGAAGACAAGTCAGATCAGAGTGAGCTGGAGTCGAAGAGCATCTTTACATTTAGAGG GAGACAGCTGCCTGAGCTTGGCAGGTTTTGGGGAATCGGTCTCCAGCGAGGACTGTGGTATTTCTAAAATAGAGAGCCGTGGTTGTAAGGATTTATTCATCAGTGAATCGCACTTGACCCTGGCCTTCCCAGACAGGATTGAGACCTGGGATCTGCAGAAGAGGGAGAAGAGTCCATCATGGAGCATGGATATAAAAACCGACGCAGAGGGCTCTG atGTGAATTTGCCATTGGTCCCTGGAGGTTACATTGCCTTAAAGCCTCCCTTCTACTGCACCTTACCAGGACACCTGAAAGCCAGGAGCCTAGCACTGGGTGCAGAGCATGCTGTTCTTCTTACTGCCACTGGAGCAGTGTACAGCTGGGGACTGGGCAG CCATGGTCAGCTGGGGCATGGAGGGCTCACCTCTGAGGAGGAGCCCAGAGTAGTGGAGGCACTCTGGGGGATGCCCATGACCCATGTGGCTACAGGAGGCTGGCACTCAGCTTGCATTAGTG ATGGGGGTGACCTTTATGTGTGGGGCTGGAATGAGAGCGGCCAGCTTGGACTTCCTTCTCGAGGTCTGAGGAAATCTCAGCAGAAAACTAGTCAACAAACAG GAGAATTATGCTGTGATACCAGCACACCACCAGATGAAAAGctaaaggaggaagaggagcatgAAGATGTGTTCATATCAATCCAGGCGTTCCCCGCTCTGCTGGACGTCTCTTCATCATGTGAAATCCGAGCAGTAAGCTGTGGTTCCCGCcacacagctgcagtaacaa GGGAATATGGCCAGCTTGGACACCAAACAGTAACTAGTTCGGATGAGCCGCAGCGTGTGGAGTTTTTCAGGGCTGAGCAGATGCGTGTGCTTGATGTGGTGTGCGGGACATGGAACACATTTGCTGCTGCTGTAAAGGAGGAAGTAGCTTGTgctgaaaatagcacaaaatgCACTTGTTAA
- the cib1 gene encoding calcium and integrin-binding protein 1, whose product MGTTASQLSKESLSEYQELTFLTKQEILLAHKRFTELLEKHEKEQIDARVPIGRIITLPELKSNPFKERICQVFSTSEQKDGSLTFEDFLDLLSAFSDSATLEIKSHYAFRIFDFDDDGTLDCADLEKLVNCLTGETNDAKLSSTEMKQLISNILEESDIDKDGTVNLSEFQHVISRSPDFVSSFKIVL is encoded by the exons ATGGGAACTACGGCGAGTCAACTTTCGAAAGAGTCGCTCTCAGAATATCAG GAGCTGACCTTCCTGACAAAACAAGAAATTCTTCT tGCTCACAAGAGATTCACAGAACTGCTTGAGAAACATGAAAAAGAACAAATAGATGCCAGAGTACCAATAGGCAGGATTATTACTCTGCCTGAGCTCAAG TCCAACCCCTTCAAGGAAAGAATCTGCCAGGTGTTCTCAACCTCTGAACAAAAAGATGGAAGCCTCACTTTTGAGGACTTCCTGGATCTTCTGAGTGCCTTCAGCGACTCTGCTACTCTGGAAATCAAATCCCACTATGCATTCCGCatatttg ACTTTGATGATGATGGAACCCTTGACTGTGCTGATCTGGAGAAGCTGGTTAACTGCTTAACTGGTGAGACAAACGATGCAAAACTTTCCTCCACGGAAATGAAGCAGCTCATCAGCAAC ATTCTTGAAGAGTCAGACATCGACAAGGACGGAACTGTGAACCTCTCAGAGTTTCAGCACGTCATTTCAAGGTCACCAGATTTTGTCAG TTCCTTCAAGATTGTGCTCTGA
- the rccd1 gene encoding RCC1 domain-containing protein 1 isoform X1, with translation MRWFGFGFNAFGQICVQEKSGRGESSSAPHQVKISHPAELSSHVDRSRCCLKTSQIRVSWSRRASLHLEGDSCLSLAGFGESVSSEDCGISKIESRGCKDLFISESHLTLAFPDRIETWDLQKREKSPSWSMDIKTDAEGSDVNLPLVPGGYIALKPPFYCTLPGHLKARSLALGAEHAVLLTATGAVYSWGLGSHGQLGHGGLTSEEEPRVVEALWGMPMTHVATGGWHSACISDGGDLYVWGWNESGQLGLPSRGLRKSQQKTSQQTGELCCDTSTPPDEKLKEEEEHEDVFISIQAFPALLDVSSSCEIRAVSCGSRHTAAVTTTGDLYTWGWGEYGQLGHQTVTSSDEPQRVEFFRAEQMRVLDVVCGTWNTFAAAVKEEVACAENSTKCTC, from the exons ATGCGCTGGTTTGGCTTCGGTTTCAACGCCTTTGGACAGATATGTGTCCAGGAAAAGTCAGGCAGAGGAGAAAGTAGCAGCGCGCCCCACCAAGTCAAAATAAGTCACCCAGCAGAGCTCAGCAGTCACGTGGATAGAAGTAGATGCTGCTTGAAGACAAGTCAGATCAGAGTGAGCTGGAGTCGAAGAGCATCTTTACATTTAGAGG GAGACAGCTGCCTGAGCTTGGCAGGTTTTGGGGAATCGGTCTCCAGCGAGGACTGTGGTATTTCTAAAATAGAGAGCCGTGGTTGTAAGGATTTATTCATCAGTGAATCGCACTTGACCCTGGCCTTCCCAGACAGGATTGAGACCTGGGATCTGCAGAAGAGGGAGAAGAGTCCATCATGGAGCATGGATATAAAAACCGACGCAGAGGGCTCTG atGTGAATTTGCCATTGGTCCCTGGAGGTTACATTGCCTTAAAGCCTCCCTTCTACTGCACCTTACCAGGACACCTGAAAGCCAGGAGCCTAGCACTGGGTGCAGAGCATGCTGTTCTTCTTACTGCCACTGGAGCAGTGTACAGCTGGGGACTGGGCAG CCATGGTCAGCTGGGGCATGGAGGGCTCACCTCTGAGGAGGAGCCCAGAGTAGTGGAGGCACTCTGGGGGATGCCCATGACCCATGTGGCTACAGGAGGCTGGCACTCAGCTTGCATTAGTG ATGGGGGTGACCTTTATGTGTGGGGCTGGAATGAGAGCGGCCAGCTTGGACTTCCTTCTCGAGGTCTGAGGAAATCTCAGCAGAAAACTAGTCAACAAACAG GAGAATTATGCTGTGATACCAGCACACCACCAGATGAAAAGctaaaggaggaagaggagcatgAAGATGTGTTCATATCAATCCAGGCGTTCCCCGCTCTGCTGGACGTCTCTTCATCATGTGAAATCCGAGCAGTAAGCTGTGGTTCCCGCcacacagctgcagtaacaa CCACTGGTGACCTCTACACTTGGGGATGGG GGGAATATGGCCAGCTTGGACACCAAACAGTAACTAGTTCGGATGAGCCGCAGCGTGTGGAGTTTTTCAGGGCTGAGCAGATGCGTGTGCTTGATGTGGTGTGCGGGACATGGAACACATTTGCTGCTGCTGTAAAGGAGGAAGTAGCTTGTgctgaaaatagcacaaaatgCACTTGTTAA